One region of Quercus lobata isolate SW786 chromosome 2, ValleyOak3.0 Primary Assembly, whole genome shotgun sequence genomic DNA includes:
- the LOC115972857 gene encoding uncharacterized protein LOC115972857 — protein MAKQLHQDFITAITVMQPSLLASNLALIRWSPPANSAIKLNFDGSVFQEFDDADLGVVARDSKGLVLAPLVEKVLQPNSVAELEAMAAVCALNFAQELNLSSIILECDSEIIFKALRSNEDSLFPYGHLIAEAKLISDSFCSITFNHVRRQGNYVAHNFARYVISFSV, from the coding sequence ATGGCCAAACAACTCCATCAAGACTTCATCACTGCTATCACAGTAATGCAGCCCTCTCTTTTAGCCTCTAACCTAGCTTTGATCCGATGGTCTCCTCCAGCGAACTCTGCAATCAAATTAAACTTTGATGGttcagtttttcaagagtttgatgATGCAGACCTAGGGGTGGTAGCTCGAGATTCTAAGGGTTTGGTATTGGCACCTCTGGTGGAAAAAGTTCTCCAGCCCAATTCGGTTGCTGAGTTAGAAGCCATGGCTGCTGTGTGTGCTCTAAATTTTGCTCAGGAACTCAACCTCTCTTCCATTATCTTAGAGTGTGATTCAGAGATTATTTTCAAAGCTCTGCGTAGCAATGAAGATTCTCTCTTCCCATATGGTCACCTTATTGCCGAGGCAAAGCTTATCTCAGATTCCTTTTGTTCAATTACTTTTAATCATGTTCGTAGGCAAGGTAATTATGTAGCTCATAATTTTGCTAGATATGTTATTAGTTTTTCTGTGtag